A window of Epinephelus lanceolatus isolate andai-2023 chromosome 3, ASM4190304v1, whole genome shotgun sequence genomic DNA:
TTGCAGTTTACAGTCTTTCACCAGCTGGTCTCACCAGGgaagagtttttttttcatattacaCAGATTTATTAGAGAAAAACGTAAATTAAATTCTATTGCATCCTGGCGAAGTTATTTAATATACTTTCTGTCATTAGAAAAAGgtaaaatatttctttaaataaataaataaataaaaattttaaaaagaggTCCTATTTCTCTGGACCCGAATTTATCCTCAATCCGTTCATTTTTTGGAAGTGAACAGTTCGAGCAGCCTTCTCACTGCAattccctcttttttttatttcaccttATTGACTTCCTGTTTGTATTCTATTAATCTTTATTGAGGTTTTTAATATGTGTGCgtttctctgtgtctttctgAGTTTGAGATGGGTGGGGGTGTTAAAGGAAGGTGTTAGTACACACATACtgttttaacaacaacaaaaatgtgaccCAAAAAAAGGGGCAGATTATTGATGTTTAAACGTGTTTCATTTGCACACATTTTCTATTTTACTGAGCTCCGACATGCTGAGAAATATTTATATGAGGACACGACGCagtaaaatgtgaaataatttAGATGTGACGCCAACATgtgatgtaatttaattttaaaacgagATATGTGGCGAATAAATCTTGATTGAGACGTCGTTAGATAAAGTTTTGTCATTATCATTTGCAGGTTTGAGTGTAAGTGCTAACTTTTAATGTTAAAGTGTAAGAGGGTTAACAAAGACTGTAATAATGTGTAAtaatacttcacacacacacacacacacacacacactgagatgctgctgctgttgctgctagcTAGCATCACACGGTGACGTCAAATTAAGATGACAGTAGAAAATGCTAGAAGATTTCCTGAATGGCTGCTGTTGCCGTGTCGTATTTACACATGTAAAGCTTCCACATATAATTATGAACCCGTAATGACCCGATACCGGCTGCGAGGCTCCAGCAGCACCATGTCGGTGTCACTTACATGGCAGAAGCAGCTCTGGTCCTGGCTGTCTGCGGCTCTGCTCGGATGCTCGCTGTGCTGCGTTTGGGGTTTGACGTTGTTTTGTTGAAACCAGCCCAAAACAAAGTTCCCGAAGAACCAGGCCGACAGCAGAACACCCAGCGCCTGTAAAGTTACTTTCCACATCACTCCCTGTGCTGGCGGTCCGCCGGTGGGGGGTAAAAACGAGCAGGAGGCGGCAGGACTTGAGGGAGCTCGGCTCGTCCTGCTGCTGTGTGGCGACTTCGGAGCGACGGTAGCTTCAGGCTAGCTGAAGTTAGCATCCGCAGGCTAACAGCGGCTGTACGAATCAGAGGAGCCCGGTGCCCGACGACCCTCTCCCGGATACTTAGACCGATAACTGCCCTCACAGAGCCGGGGTCACTGATTTAACATGAAACACAACTGGAGAAGTTTCTGTGAACCAGCTGCCCCCCCACCTCACTATCAAGTTTACAAAACAGAAAGCAGCTTCACTTCCGGTTacaattttcagaataaaataccGGGAATCATTTCAGAATCATAGACTTAATGAAAAGTATAtaattaaagtttattttattaagATAATCTCCTTGAGATGTAACATCTCGTTTTCGAGGGGGTCCCAATATATATCACAACTTATATCAACAACTAATTATCAAGacttacagacagacaaactaaaccaagaaaaaaaacaacaaggacaaacaaaaacaaagaacagaacTATACATCAATAAACTAATGCAACTTTACAGTTAAAGCACGAGAATGTGGGTGGATCACCAGTTTATATCGAGTATAAACATCAGCATACACAGTATATGCAGTATACAGCAGTGACAGCATCAACGATAAATCCATCTCAAAGTAAGAAGACAAGATTAAACAAATTCAGTGATGAAATGGATCTTATTTCAGCAGGCAAATTATTCCAATCTGCAGGGGCTTTAAACATAAGCGCTCACTTGTTGTGTTATGAGTGAGTTTGCTTTCttttgttatgtgtgtgtgtgtgtgtgtgtgtgaaattataaaaatgtaatgtgaaGTTTGAGTATATCGAAACAAAGCTAGAATATTTGGCATTAAAGTCTGAGTTGATGATGAAGTGATGCCAttttatataaatacatttaaaaaaaatattttaagccTGTTTAAATTATACTCTTTCACTAATTACACAACAACACATGAACAAGTCCGTGGCAGGTTGGTACATAAGTCCAGCTGTGAGTCCTCAGCCTTGTtcataaaagacagaaaatgttgaGCTGTTAAgtgaatgaaaacatatttttgtgtgaataaaactgcagtaaaatcctgtgcagaagaagaaactgtttgtggaagtgttttattttgaaacttgAGCCTTGTCCTCAAAGTCACAGAGGATTTCACAGGTTTGGTGTGTTTCCCGCCTGTGGCCACCAGATGTCAGTGTGACAGCACACACCAGAGGGAGGAGAGTTTGTTaaagacatgcacacacttctCAACTTTCTCATCTGAATGTGCAACTGACAGTGAGATTGTTGCAGAGCTGTAGACAGACCGTTGTCTTCAGCTGAGCCTATGATATATTCTTACATGTGGGACTGACGTCTTTGTGTGAAACCTGTTCTGGTGgctgaagaaaaaagaagataaaGAAAGTTAAAAGTCTCCCTCATAATTAAACTCATCTTGTGCCAAATGTCTGAAACGATACTCGTGACTGAACCCAAAGGGGGAAACACATTGTCAcaaacagagctgctgtaagAGGCGGAGCAACactgaagggaggaggaggagagcttcAATGTCAAACTCCTGAAGTGAAACTCAGTGTTGgtcagtgtgacagcagagcTGCAGCCCAGAcgagtctgtgtgtttctgtctgaagAAACATTAAAGTGAGTTCATCAGGTGTTTCCTCAACAACTGACTCAAATACTGGTGAGTACAGCTGATcatatttactgtgtttcaACAACCAGCATTAACACTAAACTTACAGCTCCAATCAAACAGGAAGTTACACTCTTTTCATTTCACAATGACACTCGTCAGATCGACATGTCAGTGAAGTGAGACATAACTATGGAATTCCAAACGTCGTTCCTCAGTATTGTAGTGATCATACTTTGATATTTTCATACAAATAATTAGAAGTTTAAAGATTACAgattaaagttccactgattgtcacacacctgagtgtgtgaaatttgctcaccgcatttgacccatcccctgagggagcggtgagcagtagcggaatcatgtggtgatctaaccccccaattccaacccctgatgctgagtgtcAAGCAGGAATGgatcccatttttatagtctttggtatgacccagCCAGGGATCGATTTTTTGTATGTAACTTTAAGAAAATCTGTTATTAGTGACACCTGTGACGCGGTTACACCTGACAAATACACATGTAAAGTGTTTCTAGTAGCAGTTACAGCAGTCATTGGCAATGAAAATCTTGTTCTCAGGTTTTATAATGCTTTCACTTTTGCTTTCAGTGTGTAGATATGTCTGCTGCCAGCAATCTGCCATCTGAAGATCAGTTTCTGtgctccatctgtctggatGTGTTCACTGATCCTGTCAGCACACCATGTGGACACAACTTCTGCAAAAACTGCATCATTACGAAGTGGAATATTAGCGACAGGTGCCAGTGTCCTGTGTGTAAAAAGCTATTTAACACAAGACCTGAACTTGAAATCAGCACTTTCATCTCTGAGATGGTCGCTCAGTTCAAACAGTCAGCTCAACagaaagccagcagcagcagctcacagcAACAAGCTGCCAAACCAGGAGAAGTTCCCTGTGACGTCTGCACTGGAACCAAACTGAAGGCCCTGAAGTCCTGCCTGGTGTGTCTGGCCTCCTACTGTGAGACTCACCTGGAGCCTCATCTGACAATGTCAGGCCTGAAAAGACATCAGCTGATCGACCCTGTGGAGAACCTGGAAGACAGGATGTGTACGAAGCACGATAAACCTCTGGAGCTGTTCTGTAAGACCGACCAGACATGTGTCTGCATGCTCTGCACTGTTTTAGACCACAAGACACATGATGTTGTTCCTCTGAAAGAAAAATATGAAGAAAAGAAGGCTGAGCTGGGGAAGACAGAGGCTGAAATTCAGCAGATGATCCAGAAGAGACAACTGAAGATTCAGGAGATCAAACACTCAGTCGACCTCAGTGAGAaagatgcagacagagagatagcagAAGGTGTTCAGGTCTTTACTTTTCTAAGGGAGTCTGTTGAGAGAGGCCTGAATGAGCTCATCGACACGATAGAAGAGAAGCAGAGGAGGACACAGAAACAGGCTGAAGGATTCATCAAAGAGCTGGAACAGGAAATCTCTGAGCTGAAGAAGAGAAGCACTGAggtgaagcagctctcacactctgaagaccacctccAACTTCTCCAAAGCTCCATGTTCCTGAAAGCTGCTCCATCCACCAAGGACTGGACAGAGGTCAGCATTCATCCACCACATGTGGGGACTGTGAGGAGAGCTGTATCTCAGCTGGAGGAGACAGTTAGTAAAGAGATGAAGAAGCTGCTTGCAGATTTCGAGCTGAAGAGGGTCCAGCAGTATGCAGTGGATGTGACTCTTGATCCTGATACAGCAAATCCCCATCTCATCCTGTCTGATGATGGGAAACAAGTAAGTCTTGGTGATGTAGAAAAGAATCTCCCAGACAACCCAGAGagattttctctctttttctgtgttttaggaAAGCAGAGTTTCTCATCAGGCAGATCTTACTTTGAGGTTCAAGTTAAAGGAAAGACTAAATGGGATTTAGGAGTGGCCAGAGAGTCGATCGACAGAAAGGGAGTAATCACAATGAGACCTCAGGATGGTTACTGGACTATATGTTTGATAAACAGAAATGAGTATGAAGTTCTTGCCGACCCTCCAGTCCGTCTCTCTCTGAAGTCTCGTCCTCAGAAGGTGGGGGTGTTTGTGGATTATGAGGAGGGTCTGGTCTCCTTTTATGACGTAGATGCTGCAGCTCTTATCTACTCCTTTACTGGCTGCTccttcactgagaaactcttcCCATACTTCAGTCCCTGTAATAATGATGATGGTAAAAACTCTGCACCTCTGATCATCTCTCCTGTCAATCAAACTGGCTGATCTTTTTTATGATCAACAATTTATTGAACAATGAAGCATTGCCAAAAGTACAAAATCTTTGTGTAAATATAAACCAGACAATGTTTTCATACTGCAATAATGACACCGTCATAAATACTAGGATACTCAGTGTGTCATATAGCTTTATGGTTACAAAATGAGAGTTCAGTATGTTTCACCCTGTCACCGGTAGAGTAAGGCTTCTTAAAGACAAAATTTGTTTTCTGGTATCTTCAATAATGAAGTGATAAATAGGGATGTAACCATACATTGAATTCAGCAATACTGTGACAAAAAAGCCTCGATACTTTTGTTGGACTGTGACAAAATTTACCACATtacattgttattattttgcTAGTATCGTTGCTTTCTTCTATCTCCCCTTGTCGTAAATTGTCAGGCTTTGAAATTAATGCTTGTCTGGGGCAAGTGTAGCCTGTAACTCTGTGTTCGGGCTAGTGCAGTTGTCTGATTAGAAAAGTGAACACACTCTGCACAATAGAGTAAACTTTTTGTTAGGGACTGTAAATGTCCCTCCCATAGATACCGAAACAGATGCCTCATTGGCTGTCCGATGGTACGCCTCTAGCGACGCCATATTAGAGAGCGTTACActtgactgtaaaaaaaatgagaCAGGGGAGCTGTGGTTTTCCGGATATAAAGCACTATACCTTTTATAATTCTGAACGGATTGTAGTCGgtcttttaaatatttaagaGTTTATGATCTACGTGCTGTGGaaagaaacatttttgtctCTGAATAAACAGAATCTCCACATTTAGGCTATAATGGCTGCAGGACGCTCAGTAGAGAAGTGTGTGTTGGACCTACAGGAACTGAAGAACTTACCTGGTGGAAAATAATTCATTGTCATAAGGAATTGTAAAACTTACGTCTGTCAAGCATGGATGTCTTATTTCCCCTGGTTTAATACTTGGAGACGTCCCtgtataatataatttaatgtgGAAGTAATATTAAGACAGCTTTTTAATCAGCTAGCTAACATTGTCCCCTTATCATCAACTTCTTGATCATAACAAAGTTTGGTTATTTtttccactgctcattttagaaagTCTATCCCACTATACATTCGGACAGCGCTACAAAATGGCAAAGTCACAATTGTCCACTTTTGACTGGACGTCACAGTTACGTCATAGCGGTTGCGTGCGCATACTGGTGGCAGACAAACAGCGGACACCGATGAGAAACGGTTGAGATATGTGGAATACATATATCTTGTGCTGCTGGATGTCAGAAcaggaaaacaataaaagataacCTTCATGTTTGTAGAAAAATGTCGCTGAGGACACCGTTTGAAGCTAATGAAGACCTCTATCGATGctaaaatttaaacaaaaaaagcccAACGATTACAGCATGACATAATATTTAGGCCTGTATTTACACCCACCTAGTGGCAGCAGTATTTACATTGTTCTAAAGTGCATTAAACAATAAAGAGAAGTTCATAGTAACCGAGCCATGAGGTGCAGTTTGTCGTCAGTATACAGCTGTTTCACTTTGTGTTATGTCCTTGTCGCTGCTCAGCAGCACGTCTGTCTGTAATAAACATCCTAGACGTGACTGCAAAGAACAAAACTGTCTCCATCCAGAGACATGTATGTCTTCAGTTATTCTGTCGTATAGACGCTGGGTTTTTCCACGAGGTTTATGAGGATGTAACGTTGGCATCGCTCAGGTTTAGTTTGTTAGTGCAGACCACAGAaatatacacatttatacattatGATCTATGTGTAGTAGAGAGTAAAGTTTTGTCTCCAGTTAATTATAATCTCAATATTCAGGATATAACGGCTGCTGGACGCTCAGTagaagagtgtgtgtttggtttacATGAACTGAATTACTGATGTGCTGACAGAtattcatcattatcatcatcatcaggaaTTGTAAAAACTCACAAACATGGATTTGTCTCATTGTCCCTGGT
This region includes:
- the LOC117255655 gene encoding E3 ubiquitin-protein ligase TRIM21-like — protein: MSAASNLPSEDQFLCSICLDVFTDPVSTPCGHNFCKNCIITKWNISDRCQCPVCKKLFNTRPELEISTFISEMVAQFKQSAQQKASSSSSQQQAAKPGEVPCDVCTGTKLKALKSCLVCLASYCETHLEPHLTMSGLKRHQLIDPVENLEDRMCTKHDKPLELFCKTDQTCVCMLCTVLDHKTHDVVPLKEKYEEKKAELGKTEAEIQQMIQKRQLKIQEIKHSVDLSEKDADREIAEGVQVFTFLRESVERGLNELIDTIEEKQRRTQKQAEGFIKELEQEISELKKRSTEVKQLSHSEDHLQLLQSSMFLKAAPSTKDWTEVSIHPPHVGTVRRAVSQLEETVSKEMKKLLADFELKRVQQYAVDVTLDPDTANPHLILSDDGKQVSLGDVEKNLPDNPERFSLFFCVLGKQSFSSGRSYFEVQVKGKTKWDLGVARESIDRKGVITMRPQDGYWTICLINRNEYEVLADPPVRLSLKSRPQKVGVFVDYEEGLVSFYDVDAAALIYSFTGCSFTEKLFPYFSPCNNDDGKNSAPLIISPVNQTG